ACCGGGAGGAGTGGGTAATGCCAGAAAAATGATCTTTGCATCTTTAATAGCATCGGCCAGATTAGAGGTAAAATCAAGCCGTCTTTGTGCAATGTTCCTGTAAAATAGAGTCTCAAGTCCTGGTTCATAGATCGGAATCTGCCCCCGGTTCATTTTTTCAACCTTTTCTTCATTGATATCTACACAGGTTACATCGTTTCCTGTTTCTGCAAGACACGTCCCGGTTACCAGCCCGACATATCCGGTTCCTACTACCGCAATTTTCATAAGGATCTATTTCTTTTATTGTTATTTATTAACATTTTCATGGTTAAGTCGTCATCATACAGACCTGAAAGATTTATACGGTTGCAAGTATGACATTTGTTATAATTTATTTCTTCAATCATACTATTGAATATTAAACTGTAATTTCGGCGACGATTAACAGTAATTTTCACGAAGATAAAATAATAAGCAATTATATGGTATTTCTCTATAACTTGGGTATTAAACTGTATAACATATTGTTATTTTTACTGCATTTCTTCAATCCCAAGGCTCGTCTTTGGGTCGATGGAAGAAGAAATATTTTTGAGAACATAGCCGCCCAGGTTAACGCTCAGCAAAAGCATATTTGGTTTCATTTTGCGTCTTTAGGTGAGTTTGAACAGGGACGACCCGTTCTTGAACAAGTAAAAAAAGCATATCCGGCAAATCCCATTGTCATAACATTCTTCTCCCCTTCAGGATATGAGTTAAGAAAAAATTATTCACTGGCAGATCACGTATTTTATCTGCCGCTGGACACAAGACAAAATGCGAAGAGGTTCATTGAGCTGATCAATCCCAAATTTGTCATTTTTACGAAGTACGAGTACTGGTATCATTACTATAAACAATTAAACAGAAGCGGCATTCCCCTTTATATTATCTCCGCTATTTTCCGCGAGAATCAGCCATTCTTTAAATGGTACGGCAGCCTGAACCGGAAGATCCTAAGTTTTGTTTCTCATTTTTTCGTACAGGATGAATTCAGCGCCGGAATGCTGAAACGCATCCATATTAACAACGTCACGGTGAGCGGAGATACGCGGTTTGACAGGGTAGCTGAAAACGCCCAGGCTCCAAAACAGTTTGAAATAGTAAAGAAGTTTTGCGGCGACTCGAAAGTTTTCGTTGCAGGGAGTACCTGGCCGGAAGATGAAAACCTCATCGCGGCGTTGGTAAAGGCCTACCCCGACTGGAAATTTGTCCTCGCACCGCATGAGATAAAACCCGAAAAAATAAAAGCGCTTGAAGACAAACTTCCAAAGGGAGCTTCTATTCGGTACTCCGTTCTTTCGGCTGATGAATCCAGTGATGTAAAGGCTGTCACCAACCCACAGCTTCTCATTATCGACAATATAGGCATGCTATCTTCTCTTTACCAATACGGCGGGATTGCCTACATTGGCGGCGGATTTGGAGTAGGGATACATAATACCCTCGAAGCAGCAGCTTTTGGCATACCGGTTATTTTTGGTCCAAACTATCAGAAGTTCCTTGAAGCAAAATCGTTGATCAGTAACGGCGGAGGTTTCACAATAGCTAATGAAGCCGAGCTCCGCAGCGTCATGCAAAACCTTCAGGACGAAGTTTTCAGAAAACAGGCAGGCAGTGCTGCAGGTAACTTCGTTCAGGATCAAAAGGGAGCAACTGGTACTATAATTCGTTTCTTAGCAAAAACGATTCAATAACGATCCTTTTTCATAAGCTTATAAAAACCGGCTGAGGCGGTATCAGCAACTGAACCATCCGGTTTGTGATAGATCAGGTACGCCTCGAGATTCTTTTGCCGGCTTGTAAAAGCAATAGCATTCTCCAGCCCCATGCCCATTAAAGCATTATCATATCCGTCGGCGGTAATTGCGTCTTTTGCCCACAGGGTAACGCTGATCAGTTCATTTTGTATCGGGTAGCCGGTACGCGCATCTATAAGGTGCGATATCTTCCGGTTCCCTTTCTGATAATATTTCCGGTAGTTGCCCGACGTCGTAATTGCTCCATCGCCGACATATAATATCTTCTGCAAAGGTTCCGGATTAAAATCATCCGCAGGTCCCTCCACTCCAACAGACATAAGTCCTCCATCTGGCTGTCTCCTTCCCTTTATCCTGATCTCGCCACCTATCTCTACAAGATAGTTTCTTATACCCCTTCGTTCAAGATAAGATGCAAGAATATCTACACTGTAGCCCTGAGCAATGCCATTGACGTCGATCTGTAAGCAGCGCGAATCTTTAACCAAACTGTCTTTAGATAAATGAAGCTTTTCCATACCTACGCAGTTCATCAGTCTTCCTACGGCTGCAGAGTCGGGGATATCATTACCAGCTTTGGCTCCAAAACCCCAGGCCTCTACGAGAGGCTGAATGGTGATATCAAAGATGCCACCAGTTTTTTCAAAAACCTCTTTTGACTTATTAACCACAGCTTTGAGATGACGGTCTGCTTTAACCGCTCTATCTGAGGCGTTAAACTTTGAAATCAATGAATAAGGTTTATAAACCGATAGCGAGCTATCTATGCCTGCAAGTATATATTCAATTTCACCTTGATTGACGAGGCTGTCTTTTGCATAATAGGTAATATGATAGGTAGTACCTTGTGTGTAACCGGAAAGATGAAATGGCTTTAGCTTGTCAGTTTGAGGAAAACACCAGAAAAACAACGCTAAAATCAAAAACGATAGGACCTTCATATCAGCTTATTCGAAATATATCGGTGTAAATCTCACATCATACCGGTCTGACTGCAAGTTGTGCCAGCACATCGATCCATTCAGCTTTATCATTCAAACTCTCAACCAGTTGCACTTTCTCACCACCGAGTGCCTTAAACTCGAGGTCGTATTCTTCGGCAATCTCATAGATCGTTTCAAGACAGTCGGCAACAAATGCCGGACTGAATACCAACAAGCGTTTGGCACCACCTTTCCCCAGAGAGTGTATCACTTCGCTGGTATAAGGCTGGGCCCAGGGGTCTTTACCAAGACGTGACTGGAATGTCACTGTATATTTCTCCTTAGGAATCGAAAGCCTTTCTGCAATCAGCCTCGCTGTATTGTGGCATTGGGCTGAATAGCAAAACCTGTTGACGTCGGTTAAGCGCGAACAGCAATCAGCAGACTGAAGGCAATGCTTTTTACTATCATCTGCCTTTATAAGCTGACGTTGCGGCAACCCGTGAAAACTGAATATGATATGATCAAAAGTTTCGGGCTGATACTTCAGTCCATTAGCTGCGAAAATTTCGATCATTCCCGGCTCATCATGATAGGAGTTCAAAAAAGAGATGGAAGGAATAGTTTGCCACTTGCTCACCTGTTCCATTACTTTCTGATGAACAGAACCTGTGGTTGCAGAAGCATACTGCGGGAACAAAGGAATCACCTTAATACTTTTCACACCTGCTGCTTTAAGCTTCTCCAACGCCACCGCAATGGAAGGGTTCTGATACCTCATTCCAAGTGCTACACAATAGTCGTCGCCAAGCTTCCTCTGAAGCAGCTCTGCGGCCCTTACACTATAAAAAAGCAGGGGCGAGCCGTTTTCCGTCCACACTTTCTGATATGTTTTGGCTGATTTAGGTCCCCGGAAAGGAACAATGATCCCCTTAACAAGGAGAGTCCTGCCTACCGCACTGATATCGATCACCCGCTCATCCATCAAAAATTCATCAAGATAACGGCGTACGTCACTAACAGAAGGACTATCGGGAGTACCTAAGTTTACTAATAAGATTCCTTGTTTGCTCATATTGATTCGGCACAAATATAAGTTGGCCAGCTCGTTATTGATATAGTAAAGAACGGATTTGACTTAGTAAATACTTTTTCAGGGTTTCGTCTTCCATAACTTCCACCAGGGTATACCGGGGTATTCATGATGCTCGTAATGATAGCCGAAGAAATAGCAGCTTAAAAAGCCAAGCAAGTGGTTCTTTTTCTGAGTCCCTGAATAATGCTTATTATTATGCTCACCGTGATGTGGTAACCATGTACCAAAGTAAAATAGCTGCAGAGTGCTTAACAGTGCCGGAGCTACCCAAAAGAGCACGAGGTTTTTCTGCGGGAACCACATAGCTAGAACATTAAACGACACGGCCATACATATGAACTGCAAGACCGACATATATTCAGGCATAAACTTGAAGTACCATCTTATGAAGCTTCCTTCAGAATAATCAGGATCAAGATCTGAATGCACGTATTTATGATGCTGATGATGTTTGATGTTTAGTTTTTTAAAAGAAAAAGCGGCATATAGAGCTGTGCAGATCTGACCTGTTATAAAATTCACTCTTTCGGAGGGATAGATGGTACCATGCATCGCATCGTGCGCTGTAATAAAAAGTCCGGTATACAGGTGCATTTGCACCAACACCATGAGGTACACCACAGGATTGCTCCATGAAAACTGCCACCTTAACAAAAACACAAGACAGACCAGCCATGTAACAATTACAGCGATTGCAACAAACAGCCCTGCCTTAGATGCTTGATTCATGGCCTAGTATTCTTCGAGGGTTCTCTTAACCTTCTCCATAAGCCATAGAGGTGTAGATGTAGCGCCACAGATACCTACTTTATCACCAGGGTGAAACATGTCGGCCTTCAATTCTTCCACGCCTGAAATAAAATAAGTATCGGGATTATACTTACGGCAAACTTCATATAAAACTTTCCCGTTCGACGATTTCTTCCCCGACACAAATACTATCTTATTGAAGTTGGTTACGAAGCCCCTGAGTTGCTCATCGCGATTAGAAACCTGCCTGCATATAGTATCATTTGCATCAACATCGTAACCACGCCTGATCAATTCATCCTTTATCTGGTAAAATTTATCCGTACTCTTTGTTGTCTGGCTGTATAATGTGAACTTTTTAGGAAGATCCATATTATCCAGTTCTGAGAGGTCCTGGAACACCAGTGCCTCATTATTTGTCTGCCCCTGTAATCCAATTACTTCTGCATGACCATGTTTCCCGAAAATAAGGATCGGTTCCTTTTCTTCGTGCGACGTCTTTATCCTGTTTTGCAGCTTTAACACCACCGGACAAGAAGCGTCGATCAGCGTAATATTATTTTTCAGCGCAATCCGGTAAGTTTCAGGAGCTTCGCCATGCGCCCTGATAAGGACTTTCTCTCCATGAAGATCCTTAAGATGTTCATGATCTATAATCCTTAAACCTTGCGCCTTGAGACGCTCAACTTCCTCATCGTTATGCACAATATCTCCCAGACAGTATAAATATCCCTCTTCCCGGAGAATCTCCTCCGCCATATCAATGGCATATACAACCCCAAAACAAAAGCCGGAATTTGTATCTATCGTAACCTCAAGATTGTAGCTCATATCCTTAACTAATACAAAAATACAGAAATAATGTTAGGAAGGCGGTTTCCATAATTGACAGTTGAAAATTGACAATTGAAAGTGAAAACATTATCAACGTTATTTTTATTTATCCTCCGCCCATTTTGAATTGTCCCCTGTCAACTGTCCATCGTCCCTTATCCATTGTCGACTGTCAATTCTCCCTTGTCAATTGTCCATTGTCAATTCTCCCTTGTTAATTGTCCATTGTCCTTTGTCAATTGTCAATTGTCCATTATCAAAAGAATGAGGAAAAACAAAAATTGCGTTATAAACAAGACTGGCGCAGCTGGATTATGTTTCTTAAAAGGGAGATGCATAAAAAGGTATAACAGTGCAAAAGAAAACAGGTACCATGCAACATAATTCTGCGGGGGAATATCGTAGGTTTTCCATGACCAGTAATCAAAGCGAATAGCCACGGGCTCTATCACAAAGTCGAGCAGTGTGACAAATGTGGATCCCACAGCTGCAGCTAAAACAGTATTTTTTATACCTATAGATTTTACAAGCATTCCGGCGGAATAGATCACCAGGATCCAGTTAACTCCAATCATCAGGGGTATTTCCATCAGTTTCAGGCCTAAAGTGCTCCCATAAGAATATTCGCCGAAGATCATTCCTGTATGCACTCCAATCAGCTCTATCGTATATCCCGCTATATATGTAATAACAAGGAATATATAAAATGAGGAGTTCTTCTCCGGCTGACTGAAGATCATTAGAAACAGCATCAGCAGCAGGTGAAATGGTACAAGCTGCTTAAATAGCCCATTGAACGCCGGCACCATAAAGCCTGTCAGCCCCACTACGTGAAATATCACGATCAGTAAAACACATATTGAGTTACGGCTCAGCTTCATTAATTCGTATATCCAAAACAAGCATCAAGTCGTTCAATTCTGCCCGACAGCACGATATGCGTCAAGCTTCGACTTTAAACTTTTAACGTTCAACTTTCAATCCTCAACTTTCCACTCTCAACATTCAACTCTCCACTCTCCTCTCAACATTCAATTCTCCACTCTCCGCCCCTTCCAGGTAATTGTTTTGGTCAAATGTTTTTGTATCGACAAAAAAGATATAAGCACAAATGCAGCCATCTGAAAAGGGTGGAGTAAAATATTAACCAGTGGATTCTGCCCGCTTAATAAGGAAATCATCAGGCGCGAAAGGATTATCAGCGTGACAGCAAAAAATAGCAGCTGGATATCCAGATACAAAGCGATGAAAAGAGGTCCCATCATAACGAGCAGCAAATAACATATTAGTCCGGCAATATTATTATTAAACCCGGCAAGCAGATTCTTACTAAATCCAGCAGCGGCTTCTTTAAAGCCTGTATACATCCGGCAAGAAACAAATCCATTGGCGAGTAAAGCCTCTGCTTTATACTGGTAAGCTTTTATCAGTTTCATAATTGCAATATCCTCAACTACACGGTCTTTAACCTGCGCATGCCAATGATGACTATGATAGTTCGAAGCATCAAACAACATGAACTGGCCGCTTGCAGCAGAGAATGCAGTATTCCTGGTGAGGCGCACCAGGCGCAGAGGAAGCAGGTTAAGCAGTAAAAAGTGCATCAGGGGAACCACCATCCATTCTCCCAATGTGCTCATTACCTGGTTTGTAAAAAGGCTTAATAATGTCAATTTCCCCATCTTCATCCGGTTAATCGAATTATTAATCAGTCCGGGTGATATAAAAGTGTCGGCATCAAGAAACAATAAATATCTTCCTACGGCCAGATGTGCCAGCTGGTGGCATGCAAAGTTCTTCCCCAGCCATCCTTCGGGCAGAGGCTCTCCCCTCACTACCCTAAAACGGTTGTCTGTTTTGACGAAGTTTGCACAGATATCATATGTAAGGTCCGTAGAGGAATCGTCAAGCACAATCACTTCAAAATTTTGATAATCCTGGTGCTTAATAGATTCAAGGAGCTTTAAGATATCGTGCTGTTCGTTCCTTGCCGGAATAACAATTGAAACCAAATCAGTGTACTTTCTTGCAGTCTTGTTTAGCTTCGGATTGGAAATAAAATTGAATAAGGTGACAGCAAACCGAAGTATGAGAAAGAAGAAGACTACATAATATATCAACATGGTTAAACGATAGTGCGGTTTTGCAAATTCCGCGAAATTTCGTAATGTTTATTATAAGCCCGTTTAATTAGTTGCAGACTAGTAAACTCGGCATCTTCCCAGCTCATCAGATAACAATTAACAGAGGGCTTGCGGTTTTCAAAATAATCAACGAAAGAAGCAGCAAAAACGTATTGAAATCTTTTGTCGGACGAATTGATGAGATTAAGCAAGCCTTTCTCAAACTTTATCTCGTGGGTATGCGACGAATATAATTTCCCCTGCGGAAACACCAATACCAGGTTACTCTTATCATTCAAAAGTTTGCCTGCATACTCGAGAGCCTCCACAACACTCTTGGAGTGCTTTTTGACCGGAAAAGCACCGAGATATTTAAGAAACCACAGTTTTCGGTAGTTTTCTTCATTTACCATCACATGGAAGTTCTTTTTAAAGAGTCGCTTATTAAGCTCAAACATCAGAAAGCCATCCCACCATGAAAAATGATTAGCGATAAGGAGCACAGCCCTGTCCTGATCAAAAACAGGTTGATGGAAAGAGAATTCCCTAAAGTCGCGGCCAATAATCCGGCTGATGTACCACGAAAAGAAAGCTTTTACAACACGCTTATGCATGCTGCAAGTTAATGTATTTAAGGTTAGAATAAAATAGTAACAGGAACCGTTCGCCGCATTTATCAGAACCTAAACCCCGGAAAAATATCTAATTCCCCACAACCCACAACCTGCAACTTACAACTCTTACAACTCTTATAAGCCCTCAAACTTTTCCCAAAAACCGTCATGGGGCAAGGGCGCCTCAATCACTACTTCTTCTTTCTTTACCGGATGAATAAAACGAAGTCTTTTAGCATGAAGAGAAATAGTCTTCCTCAGGCTTCCCCTCGGATAACCATATTTATTATCACCTACGATGGGGCATTTTAATGTAGAGAGCTGAACCCTGATCTGATGGGGCCGACCTGTAATTGGATCTACTTCGATAAGATAATATCCTCCAACCTCTCCTATCAGCTTATAATTAAGCTCAGAACGCAGGCTGCCTGTTACTTCATGATCGTAAGCAGTAGTAACGTTCTTCTGAGGGTTTTTAACAAGCCAGTGAACAAGGTTACCACTTTCGGGGACCGGCCGGTTCCGCACCACCGCCAGGTAAGTTTTTTTCATCTCCCTGTTTTTAAACATACTATTTATCCGGTCAAGAGCCTTGCTGGTTTTTGCAAAGAGGATCACACCGCTTACAGGGCGATCAAGCCGGTGCACAACTCCCAGAAATGCGCCATTGGGTTTATTATATTTTTTCGTCAGATATCTTTTAACCTTTTCGTCTAAAGGTTCGTCACCTGTATCGTCAACCTGCACGATATCTCCCCCCCTTTTATTCACTGCAATCAGATGATTATCCTCGTACAGGATATCCAGATCAGTAATATCTGAAGCGGGAGTTTGAAAGTTTGATTTGCCCATTATCTAAAAAAAGCTGTTTTTTGCTTTGAAAGTAAGTATGGTGGTTTCACGTGCGCAAACCCCCAATATTTAATTCCTGATTCTTGTTTCTTGATACCTGATGCTAGCTACCTGATACTAGATACCTGATACTAAGCTAGTATTGTTCCTTTTCATCCGGAAAGTCACCCGCTTTAACATCATTAAGATAGGCTTTTACCGCACCGTTAATTTCATCAAAGAGATTGAGATACTGCCGCAGAAACCTTGGCTTAAATCCCTTATTAAGACCGAGCATGTCATGGATCACCAGAACCTGGCCATCGCAACCCGGACCGGCGCCAATGCCGATAGTGGGAATCTTCACGCTTGCGGTAGCTTCTTCTGCCAGTTTAGCCGGGATTTTCTCAAGCACTGTGGCAAAGCAGCCAGCTTCCTGCAAGGCTATGATATCTGCCTTCAGCTTATTAGCTTCAGCTTCTTCCTTTGCCCGTACCGTATAAGTTCCAAACTTATGGATCGACTGCGGAGTCAAACCCAGATGGCCCATTACCGGGATGCCGGCGGTGATAATACGCGCTACCGACTCACAAATCTCCTGTCCGCCTTCGAGCTTAACCGCATGGGCGCCCGACTCTTTCATGATCCTGATAGCTGAATGCAAAGCCTCCTTTGAATTTCCCTGGTATGAACCAAAAGGAAGATCGACAACAACAAGACTCCTTTTTGCAGCCCTTACAACAGACGCAGCATGATAGATCATCTGATCGAGCGTAATCGGAAGCGTTGTTTCATGACCGGCCATAACATTCGAGGCGGAGTCGCCTACCAGGATAACATCTATTCCGGCATCATCCACAATTTTCGCCATCGAGTAATCATAGGATGTGAGCATTGCAATCTTTTCACCCCGCATCTTCATATCCTGCAGCGTGTTTGTAGTGATCCGTTTAATCACTGAATTAACTGACATATCGGCTTTCAATTTAAATTCGTGGCAAATGTACATGTAAAATTCAATAAAATAATTCCAGTTCAACTATTTAAAACGGACACGGGCCTGACTCTTTTTTATCACATAACCCTTCCGTATTCGACATTATTTATCTACCTTTGTCCCCTGTGAAAATTGAAGACAACTGCTTCAGTCTGTTGTACTCGGAACCGGGTGATTCTACCGGGAAACTCAAGCTTTTTCATTTATTTTCTGACATCAATCTTTGGGATACGGATGGAAAAGGATTTATTATAGCTTATGGTCCCGGCGTAGAGTTTGCATCACACGAGTGGCTGAATGACACTATCAACCAACAACATATTAAAAATTCATACCACATAAACTGAAATGATCAACTACATCAAATTACCTGCTGTACTCCTGCTCGAAGACGGAACGGTATTCAATGGAAAAGCGGCTGGAAAAATCGGCACTACTACCGGGGAAATTTGTTTCAATACGGGGATGACAGGGTATCAGGAAATCTTTACCGACCCTTCTTACTTTGGTCAGATCATGGTTACTACCAATGCCCATATCGGCAACTATGGTGTAACCAGTGAAGAAACAGAATCAGGAGACATAAAGATCGCCGGACTTGTTTGCAAGAATTTTAACATTGCCTACAGCAGAAAGATGTCGGAGAAATCCATACAGGACTATTTCCAGGAGGAAAACCTTATTGGTATTTCTGATGTTGATACCCGGGCTCTTGTTCGCCACATAAGGGATAAAGGAGCAATGAATGCCATTATCTCCTCAGAGATTCTTGACATTGAAGAGTTAAAGCAAAAACTTTCAGAAGTGCCTTCCATGGCAGGCCTTGAGCTTTCTTCGAAGGTAAGCACCAAAGAACCCTATTTTTACGGAAAGGAAGATGGCCGGCATAAAATTGCGGTACTTGATCTTGGTGTAAAGAAGAATATTCTCCGCAATTTTGATCACCGTGATGTTTATGCGAAAGTGTTCCCTGCCAAAACATCTTTTGAAGAGATGGAGAAATGGGCTCCCGACGGATACTTCATTTCGAACGGTCCGGGCGACCCTTCTGCAATGCCTTATGCCGTAGAAACGGTAAAGAAAGTATTGTCTGCTGATAAACCCCTATTTGGCATCTGCTTAGGTCACCAGCTGCTGGCGCTGGCAAATGATATACGTACGCAAAAGATGTTTAACGGACATCGCGGTTTAAATCATCCGGTAAAAAACATCATCCTTGATCATTGTGAAGTAACATCGCAGAATCATGGCTTTGGTGTAGTTGCCGATGACGTGCGCGACTCCGACAAGGTAGAAATCACCCATGTAAACTTGAACGATAATTCGATAGAAGGCATCAGGGTTAAGAACAAAAAGGCTTTCTCGGTACAGTATCACCCCGAGTCGTCGCCAGGCCCGCATGATTCGCGCTATCTGTTCGATCAGTTCGTGGATATGATGCAATAACGAAAAAGCCGCTTGCCTGGTTGGGCAAGCGGCTTTTTTGTTAGCAATTGGCATTTGGCCGTTAGCTATTGGCTCCGGCGAAAATACTGAAAGAGTGCCAGGCAATGGTCTGACATGAAAT
The window above is part of the Arcticibacter tournemirensis genome. Proteins encoded here:
- a CDS encoding 3-deoxy-D-manno-octulosonic acid transferase; this encodes MLFLLHFFNPKARLWVDGRRNIFENIAAQVNAQQKHIWFHFASLGEFEQGRPVLEQVKKAYPANPIVITFFSPSGYELRKNYSLADHVFYLPLDTRQNAKRFIELINPKFVIFTKYEYWYHYYKQLNRSGIPLYIISAIFRENQPFFKWYGSLNRKILSFVSHFFVQDEFSAGMLKRIHINNVTVSGDTRFDRVAENAQAPKQFEIVKKFCGDSKVFVAGSTWPEDENLIAALVKAYPDWKFVLAPHEIKPEKIKALEDKLPKGASIRYSVLSADESSDVKAVTNPQLLIIDNIGMLSSLYQYGGIAYIGGGFGVGIHNTLEAAAFGIPVIFGPNYQKFLEAKSLISNGGGFTIANEAELRSVMQNLQDEVFRKQAGSAAGNFVQDQKGATGTIIRFLAKTIQ
- a CDS encoding FAD:protein FMN transferase gives rise to the protein MKVLSFLILALFFWCFPQTDKLKPFHLSGYTQGTTYHITYYAKDSLVNQGEIEYILAGIDSSLSVYKPYSLISKFNASDRAVKADRHLKAVVNKSKEVFEKTGGIFDITIQPLVEAWGFGAKAGNDIPDSAAVGRLMNCVGMEKLHLSKDSLVKDSRCLQIDVNGIAQGYSVDILASYLERRGIRNYLVEIGGEIRIKGRRQPDGGLMSVGVEGPADDFNPEPLQKILYVGDGAITTSGNYRKYYQKGNRKISHLIDARTGYPIQNELISVTLWAKDAITADGYDNALMGMGLENAIAFTSRQKNLEAYLIYHKPDGSVADTASAGFYKLMKKDRY
- the hemH gene encoding ferrochelatase — protein: MSKQGILLVNLGTPDSPSVSDVRRYLDEFLMDERVIDISAVGRTLLVKGIIVPFRGPKSAKTYQKVWTENGSPLLFYSVRAAELLQRKLGDDYCVALGMRYQNPSIAVALEKLKAAGVKSIKVIPLFPQYASATTGSVHQKVMEQVSKWQTIPSISFLNSYHDEPGMIEIFAANGLKYQPETFDHIIFSFHGLPQRQLIKADDSKKHCLQSADCCSRLTDVNRFCYSAQCHNTARLIAERLSIPKEKYTVTFQSRLGKDPWAQPYTSEVIHSLGKGGAKRLLVFSPAFVADCLETIYEIAEEYDLEFKALGGEKVQLVESLNDKAEWIDVLAQLAVRPV
- a CDS encoding fatty acid desaturase; the encoded protein is MNQASKAGLFVAIAVIVTWLVCLVFLLRWQFSWSNPVVYLMVLVQMHLYTGLFITAHDAMHGTIYPSERVNFITGQICTALYAAFSFKKLNIKHHQHHKYVHSDLDPDYSEGSFIRWYFKFMPEYMSVLQFICMAVSFNVLAMWFPQKNLVLFWVAPALLSTLQLFYFGTWLPHHGEHNNKHYSGTQKKNHLLGFLSCYFFGYHYEHHEYPGIPWWKLWKTKP
- a CDS encoding 4-hydroxy-3-methylbut-2-enyl diphosphate reductase — its product is MSYNLEVTIDTNSGFCFGVVYAIDMAEEILREEGYLYCLGDIVHNDEEVERLKAQGLRIIDHEHLKDLHGEKVLIRAHGEAPETYRIALKNNITLIDASCPVVLKLQNRIKTSHEEKEPILIFGKHGHAEVIGLQGQTNNEALVFQDLSELDNMDLPKKFTLYSQTTKSTDKFYQIKDELIRRGYDVDANDTICRQVSNRDEQLRGFVTNFNKIVFVSGKKSSNGKVLYEVCRKYNPDTYFISGVEELKADMFHPGDKVGICGATSTPLWLMEKVKRTLEEY
- a CDS encoding carotenoid biosynthesis protein, producing MKLSRNSICVLLIVIFHVVGLTGFMVPAFNGLFKQLVPFHLLLMLFLMIFSQPEKNSSFYIFLVITYIAGYTIELIGVHTGMIFGEYSYGSTLGLKLMEIPLMIGVNWILVIYSAGMLVKSIGIKNTVLAAAVGSTFVTLLDFVIEPVAIRFDYWSWKTYDIPPQNYVAWYLFSFALLYLFMHLPFKKHNPAAPVLFITQFLFFLILLIMDN
- a CDS encoding glycosyltransferase, which produces MLIYYVVFFFLILRFAVTLFNFISNPKLNKTARKYTDLVSIVIPARNEQHDILKLLESIKHQDYQNFEVIVLDDSSTDLTYDICANFVKTDNRFRVVRGEPLPEGWLGKNFACHQLAHLAVGRYLLFLDADTFISPGLINNSINRMKMGKLTLLSLFTNQVMSTLGEWMVVPLMHFLLLNLLPLRLVRLTRNTAFSAASGQFMLFDASNYHSHHWHAQVKDRVVEDIAIMKLIKAYQYKAEALLANGFVSCRMYTGFKEAAAGFSKNLLAGFNNNIAGLICYLLLVMMGPLFIALYLDIQLLFFAVTLIILSRLMISLLSGQNPLVNILLHPFQMAAFVLISFLSIQKHLTKTITWKGRRVEN
- a CDS encoding lysophospholipid acyltransferase family protein, giving the protein MHKRVVKAFFSWYISRIIGRDFREFSFHQPVFDQDRAVLLIANHFSWWDGFLMFELNKRLFKKNFHVMVNEENYRKLWFLKYLGAFPVKKHSKSVVEALEYAGKLLNDKSNLVLVFPQGKLYSSHTHEIKFEKGLLNLINSSDKRFQYVFAASFVDYFENRKPSVNCYLMSWEDAEFTSLQLIKRAYNKHYEISRNLQNRTIV
- a CDS encoding RluA family pseudouridine synthase, which produces MGKSNFQTPASDITDLDILYEDNHLIAVNKRGGDIVQVDDTGDEPLDEKVKRYLTKKYNKPNGAFLGVVHRLDRPVSGVILFAKTSKALDRINSMFKNREMKKTYLAVVRNRPVPESGNLVHWLVKNPQKNVTTAYDHEVTGSLRSELNYKLIGEVGGYYLIEVDPITGRPHQIRVQLSTLKCPIVGDNKYGYPRGSLRKTISLHAKRLRFIHPVKKEEVVIEAPLPHDGFWEKFEGL
- the panB gene encoding 3-methyl-2-oxobutanoate hydroxymethyltransferase; the encoded protein is MSVNSVIKRITTNTLQDMKMRGEKIAMLTSYDYSMAKIVDDAGIDVILVGDSASNVMAGHETTLPITLDQMIYHAASVVRAAKRSLVVVDLPFGSYQGNSKEALHSAIRIMKESGAHAVKLEGGQEICESVARIITAGIPVMGHLGLTPQSIHKFGTYTVRAKEEAEANKLKADIIALQEAGCFATVLEKIPAKLAEEATASVKIPTIGIGAGPGCDGQVLVIHDMLGLNKGFKPRFLRQYLNLFDEINGAVKAYLNDVKAGDFPDEKEQY
- the carA gene encoding glutamine-hydrolyzing carbamoyl-phosphate synthase small subunit; protein product: MINYIKLPAVLLLEDGTVFNGKAAGKIGTTTGEICFNTGMTGYQEIFTDPSYFGQIMVTTNAHIGNYGVTSEETESGDIKIAGLVCKNFNIAYSRKMSEKSIQDYFQEENLIGISDVDTRALVRHIRDKGAMNAIISSEILDIEELKQKLSEVPSMAGLELSSKVSTKEPYFYGKEDGRHKIAVLDLGVKKNILRNFDHRDVYAKVFPAKTSFEEMEKWAPDGYFISNGPGDPSAMPYAVETVKKVLSADKPLFGICLGHQLLALANDIRTQKMFNGHRGLNHPVKNIILDHCEVTSQNHGFGVVADDVRDSDKVEITHVNLNDNSIEGIRVKNKKAFSVQYHPESSPGPHDSRYLFDQFVDMMQ